In Prochlorococcus marinus CUG1435, the genomic window GCGACTTCTCTGATATGAAAACTTGGGAATAAATGAAAAACTTATTACTTACACCACTTTTCAAACTATTCAAAAAAAGCACTTTCCTCTTATCACTAAATCAAAACTCGTGCCCTGTTTTAGATGCTGAAGACATAAAAAAGCAAGAACAGAAAGAAGCTATTGAAAGGTTGTACCCGTAAACTTTTAACAGAACTGTATCACATCATATATACGATGCAGCTCGGTCCTATGCACCCCCATGCCACCCATTACTTTCCTAAATTGTGACTTTGATGGATAATAAACATATAAAAAAAATCTGATTCTAGCAAAATTCTAGCAGATAAATTCCTTCAATTCCCTTGATATGACTGAAGAAAATTTTTGGCTAATGAAGTGGGTACTTGATGCTAAAAACTAAAGCCTTCCAAATCCCTTAATTCTTTTTTCTGATTTATATCCTGCTTGTACGAATTGAGTATTATCAGTCCCTATATCATAAAGAGTATAATTTTTTCCTGCCCCAATACCAATAACAGCTTTTTGCGGAACTTTCTGCTCTTTCTTACGATTTCCATTTAAATCTTCTACTTCAGAATTAACAATTCCCTCTGTCAATTCCAAATGAAACTGTTGTTTGCTTCTTGCAGTAAATAATCTGTTTACCTGAAGACGTGTAAGTCTATCAAGGAGTGTAAGTGGCGGCGTTTCTAATGTTAAATTCTCGCCCACATCTTTTGAGCTGCCGTGAATTAAACCACAATCAAGTTCAACAAATCCAAATTGAAGTGCTGCTATCCAATCAAGGAATGATTTGTCTACAGCATTCGTAAGAGACTTAACTACTTCTTCACCCTTATTTATTCTCAAAGCTTCAGCTCTTTGATCACCACGGTAGCCACTTTCCAAGAGGATTTGTTCTTCCCACCAACCATATATGCACCATGGTTGTAAATCATTACTTTTTGGATTAATTAACCTATGGAGAAGCCTATTACAGTTTTTTTCAGGACCTATCATATCCCCCAGAACAAAAAGAGTTATATTACCTGGAGTTTTTTTTAAGTCTTTTTGAATAAGTTCATAAGTATCTAGATCCCCTTTAAGACCACTTACGAGTGCCCAGCGTTCTATCATCTTTCACAAACATGAGATGCATCTTCAGCTTGTTCTGCAAATTCGAATCCATTTTTTAAACGCCATGCAAAAATCGGAGGAAGACCAGCATCTATTATTGCTTTACACGTAAGTTCAATATCATATTCCACTTCTCTAATTTTAACTTCATTGGTGACTTCGTTATGAACAACATAAGTAGCTTTCGTTCCTCCATGCCTTGGCTCTCCTACTGAACCAGCATTTACTATTCTTCGCATCGGCAATTGAATTTCTTTTTCTTGAATATCTTTGGGAGCAGCGTTTTTGATCTTTACAGCAATTGAACCATCTGCTAATTCTCGAATATAAGGTTGGTGAGTGTGACCACAAAATAGAATCTCTGCTCTGGCATTTTCAACTCTCTCAAGAGCTGCAAATGCATCCATATCGGGTAGAAGATATTCATGTTGACTATTGGGACTACCATGAACAAAAAGACATTTATCTTTACGTATTGAGTAGGGAAGATTAGCTAGATAATCCTTATTTTCTTTAGTTAATTTATCCGTAGTCCATTGGTGAGCAAAATGACCTCTCTTTTCAGCAAGCTGAGAAGGATAACTACAATCGCAAGCATCTAATCCATCAACAACGTCTTCGTCCCAACATCCCTGACAAGTAGGAATTTTTTTATCTCTTATTAATTCAATAACCTCATTAGGTTGAGGACCATAACCCACTAGATCTCCAAGACAGGTAATATTTGTAATTCCTTGGAGTTCAATATCTTTTAAGACAGCCTCTACTGCAGGTAGATTTGCATGTAAACATGAGATGACAGCTTGATTCATTTTTAAGTTAACGGCGAGCAGTTTGCAGTTGTGAATTTCTAAGTGAAGTTTGATGATGATCTAGTACAGCATCATTAAGAAGACAATTATGAATCGTTGATTTTATTGAGTCGAAGTTTAAACTTTTCCCTTGTATAACAATTTCAGAACATCTTTCTGGTCTTCCATTAAGAGGGGCAACTTGGTTTAATGTTTGATATTGAGATCCTTGCTGACTGACTATCCAGTTAAACAAGATGTAACGCCCATCCGGCAAGTTCATTAATGCTTTTGCTCTATATACATCCCCATAAGCACCATTAACTAATTCAAACCAAAAAGTATTCAAGCTTGCAGGATCCCAAATATGCTTTTTAAGATCAAGGCTTATTGATTCAATTGCTCTAAAATCTAAAGTATCTTTAATTGATAATTCTGGATCTCTACCAAAATGAAGATATCTATTTGGCTGGAGATTATATTTTTCAAGTTCATTAATAATTCTCAGATCAACTCCATTAATACCTTGAGATTTAGGTATGAAAAATTGTGGAAATTCAATAATAATTAAAATGTTTTCTTTATCTTTCTCTGATATTGAGTTTGAAATAGATAAGTCTAATAAGTTAGGAATTTGATCTTTCAAAAAAGAAAAATCAATTTTTGAATTTATAGCTTGTTCTAAATTAATTTCTGAATATCCTCCAAGACGTAAGTAACCACAATCACCAGAATAATTCTTAAAAGTATTTAGTATCCAATTTGTCTTACCGCATCCAGGAGAACCTGATATTAAACAAACTTGACTCATAAAAAAGATACTAGCTAATGCATAAAATTTACACCAAAAAGGAAATGAAAATCATTTCTGTTTTTGTTTTTAAATATTTATTTTTTGACTTAAGTGATAAAACAATATTTTTTAGAAAATTAATTACCCCATAACACCCCTCACTTTCCTAAATAGAAACTTTCTTCGACTAATATTGTTAGATAAACTAAATAAAATGCTTTGGATTTGACTGACTTAAGAAAAAGTTAACAAAATACCATACCAGCACCATACCAGCAGCACTATTTCCCGCAAATTATAGACTATGACTGACCCTAACTACCGGCTAATGAAAAGTGAGCGCGTCTAGCTATTACTGGGATTTCAGGGAATCGTAATTTTTTACTCAAACTTTACTCAAACTTTTAAAGACTAAAAAACTAACCGATATTGAGTTCGGTTCGAAGTAAGAAAACCCTGAAACTATTAATCTCTTTTGATGAATAGTCTTCAAATGACAAAGACACAAAGCACAAAAACTACATTAAGTAGCAAGCTAAGTGTCTTGGAAGTAATCTGCATTAATTAAAAAGGTTTTTGTACTCGTGTGTAGGAGTGCGGGGTTAACCTTGAAACCGCTAGGCTCAAGTCCTTACGAAAAGGACAAGTCCTTAGACCACTTATACCGATAAAATATATTCATAACAAGTTTAGGTAACTTGATTCACTAGCCAAAAACTAATGAAAAGGAAGGTAAATTATTTAATAAATTTCTGCTTATAATTCTGGCTTCTCTTCTTCAACTGGCTTCTCTTCTTCAACTGGCTTCTCTTCTTCAACTGGTTTCTCTTCTTCAACTGGCATCTCTTCTTCAACTGGTTTCTCTTCTTCAACTGGCTTCTCTTCTTCAACTGGTTTCTCTTCTTCAACTGGCTTCTCTTCTTCAACTGGTTTCTCTTCTTCAACTGGCATCTCTTCTTCAACTGGTTTCTCTTCTTCAACTGGTTTCTCTTCTTCAACTGGCTTCTCTTCTTCAACTGGCTTCTCTCCTTCAAATGGTTTCTCTTCTTCTTCAGAAAATCTTCTTTTTAAAAATTCAGAAATTTTTTGGAAAAGATCCTTTAGGAATTCAAAAATTTTATACAGAATGTTTTTCATAAATAAAATTCCCTATTAGTTTTACGAGATAAAACTTAAACAAAATTAAACACATATTTCTTTTCAAAGCATTCCGAAAAAATACTTAATTCTTTTTTTAGAAAAAAATATTTTTGAAATTATCTTGGATGTCACATCTAAGAGCTGAATTGCAGTTCAATTTTTCATTTGCTAAAAAGATAGAGCGGGCTAAAGTCCAATGCTCCACGAGGATTTAGTCCGCTGCCGAAAGGTGAATCTATCCTAATTAAAGTAACTTTCTGCTAGTTTTGATAAATATATTGATTACTTGATAAATATTTTTTGTATATTGCTATTACAAAACTAATAAGGTTATCTAGATTAGTTACTAAATCCTCGTGGAGAAAGCTTTAGTTAACTTCTTTTACTGGTTACTAATAAAATCAGCTATATCACATTATGGTGAGTCATTGGTTCCAGTAGAAGTTCCATCTAATTCAACCAAACCTTTTTCTTAATTTCTAATGGCAGGTATTAAATACTTTAATCAAAAGCTTAGTTAAACTACCTTTTTTATTTTAAAACTAGAATTAATACTCCAAAAATTAAAGTAGAGGCAACAAATCCAACACCAACTAATCCAGCAATTATTCCAGTATTAAGATAGACCTTTACTTTTGCTAATTCCTTCCCTTCTCCAATAGTCCTCATATTTTAAATTTCTTTTTTGATAATCTAATGCGTTCATGTTCTTATCGAGTATGGCAAAAGGAGAATTAGTAAATTTCATGGCATAACCCCTCTAAAAAAAATAGTTTATTGAATATTTAATAGATATGAGATTTTATTTATCTCAAGTAACTAGATCCTCTATAAGTAAGCTTTATTGTTTTCTCTTCTTGGCTCTTGCAATATACGAAAGATTTGCCGTTAAAATACATGTTTACCATTATGCAGCTCCTGGTCTTGATCAAGTCCCCGTCCTATGGCTTGATTCGTACTGCGGTCTATCTAATAGTAGATCGGACGATTTGGTAGCATTTACTACACTTTATTTATAGAGTATTTATACTCAGTTGTCAACCCTTAAGATTAAAATTCTCAGTCGCAATAGACTAAACAATGCTGATTAGTTGGATGTTCTCTACATTCCCTCTTCCAATAGTCTTCAAATAAATGGTTATCTCTATCAAGATTTCTTGTTATTTCTTCCATTCTGTTTCCAGCATAATTAAATGCTTTTAGGTATCTTGGAAGGATTGTGAATTGATTGAATAGTTTCATTTAGACCTCCTAGATCTATACTTATATTTTCCTCCTATAGCCTTGAAATTTATAGGTCGGTTTGAGGAACTATTAGGTACGGGAAGAGGTATATATTTTGAATCAAAAAATACTAAAGCAGTCCTAAAATTAATACATGGTTGTCATGAGGCAGTTGCAGGGATACAACTGAAGCCAACCATAAATTATTAGAGATCAATTCAAGATTTAAAACACACTCATTATTTAAAAAGAAATCTTCTCCACTTTAGATAAAACTAAAATAAATCAGGATTTGAAAACAATGTAATCATAGATACCAACAGGTATTTAGCTAATTGATTATATATTTAATACACGAGTTAACCCGTTCCAATTTGTTGACTCTGAGGTTTTACCGTTGATTCCTTATCTTCTGAAAGTTGTTCCTTGCAGCTTTAGATTAAAAAACGGTCTTTATTTAATCTAAACCATGCAAAAGAAAATCGTAAAAAAATATGCTGAATTAATGCATCAGGCGCAACAAGCTACTGGAAGAAAAGAAGCAGTTGGACTAATACATAAAGCAGCAAAGTTAAAAACTAAATTTGATAATTACGAGATGATGTGATCATCTACAAAGCAATTTTCCCAAATAAGAATGTCATTCTTAAATAAATTCTCGATTAAAGATATCATTCTCTCAAGCAAAGAGGCATATCAAAAGGAACTCAAGAACAACGGTGTGGGTTCACAAATAGGAAGGTCATTATTTAATAAATTTTCAATTAAAGATATCATTCTCTTAAGCAAAGAGGCATATCAAAAAGAACTCAAGAACAACGGTGTGGGTTCACAAATAGGTAAGTCATTATTTAATAAATTCTCGATTAAAGATATCATTCTCTCAAGCAAAGAGGCATATCAAAAAGAACTCAAGAACAACGGTGTCGGTTCACAAATAGGTAAGTCATTATTTAATAAATTCTCGATTAAAGATTTTTCCTTCAATATTTCCAACAGATAAGCGTAATTTATAAAGGGGTACCGTCATGATATATAGAGGAAAGGGGTACACTTTCCTAAATAGAAACTTTGATGGATAATAAATTCATATTCAAAGAAGTTACCCAAACTTTACTCAAACCCTATATATTCGCCGAGATCCTATGGTACAACAGGAACCTAGCTACTGGCTAATGAACTATGTACCAGCTTGATATGACTAGGTTTTTTGAAATTTATCAAATCTTATTCTAGCAAAATTCTAGCAAAACTAATAAATATAAAGACATTTATTGAGTTAAAGATTTAGGATAATTTGTGATTGACAGTCGATCTAAAATAAAGGGCAACTAGCTGATTTTATATGAAGTTAAAAAATATTTTAAAAACTACTGGAGCACTTCATGTTCTATTGGGATTATTAATTATTTTCCTACTAATTTTTTCTGTGGAAACTATTGCAGGCAACGCTTCAACTGAAACATTGCTTCTTGTTAGAGGTACCGCTGATGTAGTAGCAGCTAGTAATTTAGGAATTGGATGTTTATTGATTATTTGTAGTTCTATAAAAGATAAAGCCTCTTTAAGAAAAGTTTTATCTGGTGAATTAGTTTTAATGTTTTGTTTTTTAGCAGTAGCTCTATTCAATTATTTTAATGCTGGAACAATTGTCGATGGTGGACCTCCTCCTCCTTTTTGGTTTGTTTTGATAGTTAATCCTCTTTTATGTATTTACGGATTAAATAAAGATAACAGATGAAACACTTTCTGCTTTCAGTACTAGCTGTTTTCGCTTTCATGTTAAAGTCCTAAGAATTTATTTATTTTTTATCTTAATGTCTAAAGGATTTTGGCTCGTTACTACCACAGTTACGAATCCAGCTTTTGCTGAATATGTTGAAGCATTTCAACCTTGGATCGACTCAGTAGGTGGTTCGGTATTTGCAAAGGATCTAGATGGTCAAACTGTTGAAGGGAAAGGTGGAAAATTATCTGTGATTATTGAGTTCCCATCAAAGCAAGCTGCAATTGATGCTTACAACAGTTCTAAATATCAGGAACTAAGCAAGTTACGCTGGGCTAACTCAATCGATACAAATATCACAATTATGGACGGGAGTGTAACTCATTAATGAGTACTAAATGGGACGACAATTCTTGGCAGAAAGAGTTTTTGGAAATGAAGTTTCATTCTCCTGCAGATGTAAAACTTTTAACTGAAGGTGTAAAAGGATTAATAGGTGCTTGGCGTTTAGGTGTTCTAAATCAGGAATACAAAAGACTTAAGAAGATACAAGAGGAGAATGATTGACAGTCGATCTAGAATAATGGGCAATTAGCTCCTTTTTTTATGTCTTGTTCAGTCACCTCCGTGTTTACTTTTAAAATTGAAAGTACTTTCGATGAATGGGCTGCAATATTTGATAGTGCGGAAGCAGATAAAAGGCATTCAGAATTTGATATTAAGCCGCTTTATAGAGGAGTAAGCAAGGAAGATCCTCAAAAAATAATTGTTATTCATCAAGCTCCAGAAGGTAATGTTCAAAAGTTTGTGGAAGCGAATGGTGACTGGATGGCAACTCATAGAGTTGACTTATCAACAATGGAGGAATCCTCTTGGACTGCTTCATTAACAAAGGATGATTGCTGTGATTAACAAATGAAAAGACTACTATTCCCACTTTTAGCTGCTCTTGCTTT contains:
- a CDS encoding phosphoesterase, translated to MIERWALVSGLKGDLDTYELIQKDLKKTPGNITLFVLGDMIGPEKNCNRLLHRLINPKSNDLQPWCIYGWWEEQILLESGYRGDQRAEALRINKGEEVVKSLTNAVDKSFLDWIAALQFGFVELDCGLIHGSSKDVGENLTLETPPLTLLDRLTRLQVNRLFTARSKQQFHLELTEGIVNSEVEDLNGNRKKEQKVPQKAVIGIGAGKNYTLYDIGTDNTQFVQAGYKSEKRIKGFGRL
- a CDS encoding metallophosphoesterase family protein, with amino-acid sequence MNQAVISCLHANLPAVEAVLKDIELQGITNITCLGDLVGYGPQPNEVIELIRDKKIPTCQGCWDEDVVDGLDACDCSYPSQLAEKRGHFAHQWTTDKLTKENKDYLANLPYSIRKDKCLFVHGSPNSQHEYLLPDMDAFAALERVENARAEILFCGHTHQPYIRELADGSIAVKIKNAAPKDIQEKEIQLPMRRIVNAGSVGEPRHGGTKATYVVHNEVTNEVKIREVEYDIELTCKAIIDAGLPPIFAWRLKNGFEFAEQAEDASHVCER
- a CDS encoding GTP-binding protein; amino-acid sequence: MSQVCLISGSPGCGKTNWILNTFKNYSGDCGYLRLGGYSEINLEQAINSKIDFSFLKDQIPNLLDLSISNSISEKDKENILIIIEFPQFFIPKSQGINGVDLRIINELEKYNLQPNRYLHFGRDPELSIKDTLDFRAIESISLDLKKHIWDPASLNTFWFELVNGAYGDVYRAKALMNLPDGRYILFNWIVSQQGSQYQTLNQVAPLNGRPERCSEIVIQGKSLNFDSIKSTIHNCLLNDAVLDHHQTSLRNSQLQTARR
- a CDS encoding DUF1330 domain-containing protein: MSKGFWLVTTTVTNPAFAEYVEAFQPWIDSVGGSVFAKDLDGQTVEGKGGKLSVIIEFPSKQAAIDAYNSSKYQELSKLRWANSIDTNITIMDGSVTH
- a CDS encoding DUF3764 family protein — protein: MSCSVTSVFTFKIESTFDEWAAIFDSAEADKRHSEFDIKPLYRGVSKEDPQKIIVIHQAPEGNVQKFVEANGDWMATHRVDLSTMEESSWTASLTKDDCCD